The following are from one region of the Chitinivibrionales bacterium genome:
- a CDS encoding class I SAM-dependent RNA methyltransferase, with product MYRYQKTGRYFAQVADDIKDIAQQELLGLGASDTRQAYRGIHCTADPKIMYAVNYHARLITRVLAPLLVFDCHSAKYLYLQAKKICWEDFLTDGDTFAVFATVANSAIRHSKYAALRLKDSVVDRFREQSGNRPSVDTRNPGLWINLHIENNRATISIDTSGGSLHRRGYRQSSVEAPMIETLAAAIIRLTEWDGTRPLVDPFCGSGTLLCEAYMHAARMPGAMLRETFGFMRLPDYNAALWETVRRQGLDAIRPVEQGLISGSDISPGAVAAARQNCAVIDNDNRITLEVRDIFERGKIENSVIVCNPPYGVRLKSKSDLGRFYKRLGDFLKHNCRDSTAYIYFGDRKYLKHIGLRPSWKKKLNNGGLDGRLAKFEMY from the coding sequence ATGTACCGCTACCAGAAAACCGGACGATATTTTGCCCAGGTCGCCGATGATATCAAGGATATCGCGCAGCAGGAACTTCTCGGCCTGGGCGCCTCCGATACCCGGCAGGCATACCGGGGGATTCATTGTACCGCCGACCCGAAGATAATGTATGCGGTCAATTACCATGCGCGGTTGATTACCAGGGTCCTGGCGCCGCTGCTTGTCTTTGACTGCCATTCGGCAAAATACCTCTATTTACAGGCAAAAAAGATTTGCTGGGAGGATTTCCTGACCGATGGGGATACCTTTGCGGTTTTTGCCACCGTTGCCAACAGTGCAATTCGTCATTCAAAGTACGCGGCCCTTCGTCTCAAGGATTCCGTCGTGGACCGGTTCAGGGAGCAAAGCGGAAACCGGCCATCGGTTGACACCCGGAACCCCGGTCTCTGGATCAATCTCCATATCGAAAACAACCGGGCCACGATCAGTATCGACACATCGGGGGGATCGCTTCACCGCCGCGGCTACCGGCAATCGTCGGTGGAAGCGCCCATGATCGAAACCCTCGCCGCAGCCATTATCCGTCTGACAGAATGGGACGGCACACGCCCCCTGGTCGATCCCTTCTGCGGCTCGGGGACGCTTCTGTGCGAAGCGTACATGCACGCGGCACGCATGCCCGGGGCGATGCTCCGGGAAACATTCGGGTTCATGCGCCTTCCCGATTACAATGCCGCGCTCTGGGAGACTGTCCGCCGACAGGGCCTCGATGCCATACGGCCGGTGGAACAGGGATTGATTTCAGGAAGCGATATCTCACCCGGGGCCGTTGCAGCAGCCCGTCAAAACTGCGCGGTAATCGATAACGATAACCGCATCACGCTTGAGGTACGCGATATTTTCGAACGGGGAAAAATCGAGAACAGCGTCATTGTCTGCAATCCTCCCTATGGAGTCCGTCTCAAATCAAAATCCGATCTTGGTCGCTTTTACAAACGCCTTGGTGATTTCCTCAAACACAACTGCCGCGACTCGACCGCCTATATCTATTTCGGCGACCGGAAATACCTGAAACACATCGGCCTCCGTCCATCCTGGAAGAAGAAACTCAATAACGGGGGGCTGGACGGCCGGTTGGCGAAGTTTGAGATGTATTAG